A window from Manis javanica isolate MJ-LG chromosome 10, MJ_LKY, whole genome shotgun sequence encodes these proteins:
- the LOC108402331 gene encoding olfactory receptor 9K2-like, whose translation MGDRGTSNHSEVTDFILVGFRVCPELHILLFLLFLLVYAMVLLGNVGMMAIILTDPRLNTPMYFFLGNLSFVDLFYSSVIAPKAMINFWSESKSISFGGCVTQLFLFVLFIVTEGFLLAVMAYDRFIAICNPLLYSVQMSTRLCTQLVAGSYFCGCISSVLQTSMTFILSFCASRAIDHFYCDDRPLQRISCSDLYIHKVVSFFLCGIIILPTIIVIIVSYMYIASTVLKIRSIEGRKKAFFTCSSHLGVVSVLYGAVIFMYVIPDRFPELSKVASLCYTLVTPMLNPLIYSLRNKDVKEALRRILGKNKFSLILF comes from the coding sequence ATGGGAGACAGGGGAACGAGCAATCACTCAGAAGTGACTGACTTCATTCTTGTAGGCTTCAGGGTCTGCCCAGAGCTCCACATTCTCCTCTTCCTGTTATTTCTGCTTGTGTATGCCATGGTCCTTCTAGGGAATGTTGGGATGATGGCCATTATTTTGACTGATCCCCGGCTGAACACACCAATGTATTTCTTCCTAGGCAACCTCTCTTTCGTTGATCTCTTCTATTCATCTGTTATTGCACCCAAAGCTATGATCAACTTCTGGTCTGAGAGCAAGTCCATCTCCTTTGGAGGCTGTGTCACCCAGCTCTTTCTCTTTGTCCTCTTCATTGTGACTGAGGGATTTCTCCTGGCCGTCATGGCTTATGACCGCTTCATTGCCATCTGCAACCCACTCCTCTACTCTGTCCAGATGTCAACACGTCTCTGCACCCAGTTAGTGGCTGGTTCCTATTTTTGTGGCTGCATCAGCTCAGTTCTTCAGACCagcatgacatttattttatccttCTGTGCTTCTCGGGCCATTGACCACTTTTACTGTGATGACCGTCCACTTCAGAGGATTTCTTGTTCTGATCTGTACATTCATAaagtggtttcttttttcttatgtggCATTATAATTTTGCCTACCATAATTGTCATTATCGTATCCTATATGTATATTGCATCCACAGTGCTAAAGATACGCTCCATTGAAGGACGTAAAAAAGCCTTCTTTACTTGCAGCTCTCACCTAGGAGTCGTGAGTGTGCTGTATGGTGCTGTCATTTTTATGTACGTCATCCCTGACAGATTTCCTGAGCTGAGTAAAGTGGCCTCCCTATGTTACACCCTAGTCACTCCCATGTTGAATCCTTTGATTTACTCTCTGAGAAACAAAGATGTCAAAGAAGCTTTGAGAAGGATCCTGGggaaaaacaaattttctttaattctattttaa